TTGATAAAGGAATCATTATAATGACTTAGGCAATAATTATTGGGTCGAATTCATTCGGTTTTATTATAGACCTGCAGATTTGTAATAAACGAATACATAACTTATTATGATGTTGTAAATCAAAACTTTATGATGCAATGAAATAAAACTGCACGGTATATATGCTGATGTTCATTGAACATGACCCTTCTCGTAGAATAACTAGCACAGCGCCGAGTCACACCACAGGCTTACACTAATGGAAAGAATAATCAGTGTAGCGTACATGGGTGcattataaagcttggttcccactaggacgcaacgcaacggacataaatgcaacgcaagcgagttgaccaatgatgaCAAGCGATCCGATAGTCGAATAAATCCATCatttgtgattggtaaaatgccttacgttgcgttacgtcgttgtgaGTGAGAACCAAGCATAATAATCCATTGGGTGTCGGAGCGCATGTTTTTAGATCCTTCCATTACAGTATgttaaacttggttcccacttgatgACAACGCAAAACCGTACGTAAGCGCACCGTTGAATCACGACGCctttgattggtcaactcacttgtgttacgcgtccaagtgggaaccaagctttaaggtACAACACTGCACGTTAAATAGGGAACGTCCATTCTGTCCGGGGGTTGTGTAATGCACTATTTTGTAGTCCAGCTAAGCATGGTGTCTGACGATTATAATTGCATTAACTTTTTAGTGGTAGGCCTACTCATGTCTGTTGCGCAAGATACTGTTTCAAAACCCGATAAAACCAGACTACGAACAATTAACTTTTATGGAAAGACAATGCTCGGTGTTCAAAACAGGAATACGAATTTGCACTCAAAATGAACCGCTTCCTAATCTGGTGGTTACGCACATCACTTTAATATCCTAAAATAATAACAAGAACGAAATCAGGCGGCGTGTACTAAATGGTCAATAAGACTGGTTACCGTTTTGCATTGTCatttattgataattaattaatattgttattgagGCGCGCAGAAGGACAATGACATGTAATAGTTGTTGAATAAAGGTCGTTTTACACGACAACAACCAAGGCTGCGTTCAGACGGTTACAAACATAACGGTAAATGTGGGTTCTAGAAtcgcgtgttttttaaaatgttttttatgtttttaatagcagcaatgttaaagatgtattgtcccccaaaaacatgaaaaaataaagattaataaaatcagattttgaataagcaatttcacagttttaataaagttattcacttctgtagaaaaaaaatcatcaaaaaataattatttcacttataaaaagacaaaatggttaatttcaaccaaaaaccattgtcttccagacaatttaggtatattttgctttaaattacattttttttggtggaaaatgtttttttttggatcaaatttttggtcattgtgaataactattatatgatattaaaatggcatattcaacaaaaaaaaattaaaaaattatctttgagggggacaatatatctttaatattactgaaattattaaaatattattaacatctATTAATATCGCCGTGCATTGACCTTCcctaataacaacaataataaggATAACCTTCATTATATAACTAAACAACCTCTAGTGTTTTGcttgtattattatttgaaatatttacaaagtcataggcataggcctacatttaatattaatcattaCGTATACATTCACGTACATAAATTGACGCCTCGTATGAGTAAAATAGTAGATCTCACTTTTGAACGACATATAGTTATCGTTTTATtcaaatatgaaaacaattgtttttcttctgGTTTTGACTTTATTTACGGTTTTatgttcaattcaaataaataatttgtgctGTCGCACAAacgaaataaaaattatataacgGGTCAACTATTTTCACTATAAAAAAACCTATAAAAGTTACAGTTCTTTTCAATGTATATGGGTAGGCCAGTTTCTTTGATTTGTCCACGAGTAATTGTGGAAGAAAGCTAGTGAATTTAATTACCGTGGctcaattaaattaaacatcCATGACAAAACTGTTCATATAGTTCGATGTGACGACAGGACCTATGACGTCACAAATGAAGGGAGGCCGCCTATTAAAATTATCGTATGCGTTTCATTTCGCAATTTTCGTCAAGTCATCTAATTCAACTTGGTCGATTCTAGGTCCAAACTAGGCATAGACGTATAATTGTTCAGGTGACAACCTTGAATTATTATCACAGACATGCGCATTTTAACCTTTTTATGAGTGTATGGGGGGTGTATGGTCGTTGCTAAAATCGATTTTTGAGAGCTGGACATCCAGATAGACTGTGGAAACCGTAATTTCTCTATTGAGCTACTCGCCTGGCAAGATAATTTTTTTATGCTGTGACTGCAACATCATTATGACCGTCAAAGCCACGCAGGGGTTTTAGGAGTAGAGGGGAAGGCACATAACTCACCAAACGCCATCGGAGCACCTAACGCAGCCAGACCAATAGACACGGTCAGATATCCAACAACTTCAGAGTTTCTTGCAATACCAAAAATCTCTACTGCCACCGAGTAAATCAGAGACCAGTGGATGCCCATCGGTATACTTGAGACTAAAATGATCAAAAGTTTATTGTGTTAATAAAAAGAACTTGTAAGTGTAAAATATACGTTTCAAGAAGCTAAAGGGAATAAtccataaaaacaatattagacAATATCTTTTGGTTTCACTCGATTCTCCAAAATCCACGTCTTGTATTCTAAAACACTACGCTGGCGGTATCGTCTGCATTCTGCTTGTGCGCGTCTTTTTAACAGGAGATCACGTGTGCCGTGTTCTTAAATTAAATGGAGAGATCGAAATTTGATAACGCTTTCTTGCAGAGATATGAATATATTGGAGGATCGGGAGAGACACATGTATCTCAGAAAACATTCTAACACATTACCGTATAGTACCCATGACTatcttaataattattgtttaactCACCAATAAACAAAACGTTAAAACGATTTTATTATGCATTAGTGATCATAAACAATTCTGTATACAAAAGTTAtcacacaaaaatacattactATCATGATAGCAATGAAATTGATAATCACAATGATATGACAGTGATGAGCCTATTATAAATCATATTAGTGGTTGCGACTGGTAAAACTTCTTTTTATCATCACAGAGGAAGTCCTGTTGTTTTGATTATTCTCACTCTCAATCACATGTCTTGGCAGCTTGATAtgttatatatcaacattgagTAAAACTAGTTTCAGTAGATTTTTTATTGTTCGTGGAGAAATGATTTTAaggaatgtaggcctatattttggCGGATGAATAATGTGAAAAGAAGCACGTATCGGACTGCAGACAAACTGCGTCAGGTGGTTTGTTGTCAAAGGGGCGGATCCAGTGGTATGCACTATTATTGAGCATCTCCCCAAAAGTTAAAACAGTAAGAGAAtgcatattatttatatagtaaaGTAAGAATATAAacacacataggcctatattcaaaGCGAACCCTTGAAGCCCACACAATAATCACCACCGTTTGAGATGGATCCGCCCCTGTTAGGTCCTTCCTTGATGTTTCCCCACCCagaaagtattttaaaattctgAATGATGAACGATTTTCCTTCATGCTATATACCGTACAGTAAGTAATTTGCAACACTAAACATTTCGTCGTCTGAATGGAACGTATGAAACTGCAAAACGAAGTGTTGGTCACTTATTTAAAATGGTTAGTAAATGCTTACTGATGGTATAGACTATAAACATAGCATAGGAATCTACGAATAATAAGGTGACGGTAATGCCAGTTCCCAGCAGACACGTCAGACACATTGCCACGACCCGTGGAAACGGAAGCTTGTCACCTCCTATTATGCACAGGAATCGACCAATCAGCTGACCTCCAGCCGATATTGCAACCATATGCGAGGCGATCTTTGGTGGGAACGCCATACTTTCAGCAACGCTTACCTATGACGGAAAATCAATGTCGTCAAGTGTAATGTCCCTAACCTAATCCTaaactaaaatatattatttgttaatgTGAACATTTCGAGTTTCAACACTCGAGTTTACGTGTGTAATCACGTGACTCGAGTTGACATGGTCATTACAGTTCAAGATGAGTTCccgatttatattatatataataaataaaataatgaaaattaccAACCATTTAAGTTCATGCTTATGAAAATAtcgtaattaaataaaatttaataaaagaatTATATAAAACGACAAAAGGTTATTTTAACaactttatataaaaatatggaTCATTGTGGGTAAACGAAAAagtgaaagaaaataaaattctgaaaagttttaaagatttaaaatgaataggtTACTTACCAAATATATAAGATTAAACATCGCCGCACAAGTTGAAAATATTATTGCAAGATTGAAGAGCCAATGCTCAACTAATTTCAGTATCAACAGATACTTCATAAATATATCCTTAGGTTTTTCCTCTGCGACACATTTTTCAGTTCGTTTCTCGTCGTCATGTATTGAGTAAGTACTATCTGCGTCTTTAATTGGCGGTGGGTCGAAGGGAATACAGCATACAACGCCAACTAGTAATATAACGATGCTAAATATACGAAGAGTCAACCTCCAGCCATACCAAGTGAAACAAAAACTAAAGATTGGACCAAGCGTTAACATACCTAGAAAGTTagattaagttaaaaaaaaattagaattagCAAATTTATCAGGCACAATTGGAACAGGGATGTCAATTTCATATGTCTAATTCATACTTCATTGATTGGAATAAACTTTCTCTCAAAACTATCATCGGTACAGTATCTACAAAATAGAATTAGGCCTATTCGTCTTGTGTTACATGACGTGATATTTTACACAAGTGTCGTATGTATATTACCATAATATAAATTAGTGTCGCATGTATATTATCATAATATCATCGCTATTCTATCAATACCTCGTAATATCCTTGTTACCgtatttaataaacaatttcAGAATTCGGACCTGGATTAACTTAAAAATGAAGATGACCTTTAAAATGACCATTGTAATTGAAGGACAATGGAAGAAACAAACGCTTTGATGGCCACTTTATTCTTAATCGAGTCAAATTTGATAAATCGTATGCCCAAAGTTATTATAATGGAAATGAACCATCCACAAACAGATCGGGATAGAAATACGGTTTAAAGTGTCAACAGATTGGATTCGTCTAACTTTGTTAGACACGTAGGCGCAAtcgtaagtaatttgaccaatcacgaatCGAAATTgtggcttgtgattggtcaactcacttgctaCGTCGTCGTTGCGTCCAGTGGAACCAAGTTTAATTTAGCTATATCCGAACATCCAATGTTTATctcttatttaaaaataaacgtTTGTTTCTTCTgttgttttaatgtttcattaaagcattttaattaatattttgtgttatCGTTTACAGCGTTTAAGCTTAGTTAATTCCCATTGCAAGGACGTAAAGCAACGCAAAGtgacttgaccaatcacaagcgttAGATTATTCGAACAGCCGCGTGTGATTGGTTAACTCGCTTGCGtggcgtctacgtccttgcgttgcgtctctctagtgggaaccacgctttaataaACAGGCCTACTTACCCACGGCAGTTCCGGATACAGCCAGTGAAGTAGCCCGGGAACAATTATCATTTGGAAAATAACAGCTCAATAAATTCATTAACGGGTTATAAACAAAGTTCCCGCCGATTCCGTACACGATACTAAACGTTATAAATACCGTGACCAGATCGGTAGCGAATGTCGTTAACAAGATTCCGGCTGCGCTAAGTACGACTCCAATTATAGCAACTTTACGATGGCTAGTCAACTCATACAAGAAACAAGACAGTGGTGACATGGAGCATATCGTTGCCGTTGAAACAGAGCCGACCCAtcctaaaaaatataaaaatataactaaaatgtaaatatagCAAAACTAATAAATAATTGGTGCAATACTtatatatttgggcatatatggcgtttcatacgtatattaCTCGAgattgtattttcagacaaaaatcgaaataaaaaaagacaataaatacagacttgggacAAGTCTATTATAGGCTATATTATTGTAGGCTATATTTTTGAAAgtattttcaatgtatttttcagtttttatcatttttctatCTTCGTAAATATTcgtaaatatttaattatgacTTGTATGTATCACGTCTAGATACATTGTAGAAAGAAGTTGTAGGAAgatcatttaacaattttaaatattcatactTTAGCTTATAGTGAATTCTAGCAAACTTAGACAGTAAAGAATAAATAGCAATGAGGCAGACAATGCGCCCGCCTCGTCTGAAATTTTCCATTTTCACTACCCACTCGAATTCCCCATTTTGCCTACTTTTCTTTTTTAACCTCTCTCTACGGCTTTGATAGTATAAATGACAGAAtgattttaatacttttttggGACACACAACGAAAACATGAAACTGTATTGATTATATTCTGAGAAAATATTAAAGTGAAGTATTATAAAGGCATTTGCTGTCAACAACAACCATCGCTTATATTttgcacaaaaataaaaatcataacgTGACACCAAATAAATCCTAAAACGTCAATGTGAACAGACTATTACAATCAAGCGCCCTATCGATGGACTTTGACAATGGCTTACGTGAGGTGTGATTGTTATTTCggtaaattgtacatttattatCAGATTAATTTTGTGAAGTGTCAAAAAAACAAgttcaacattttaataaaaacaacgTTGACCTGTCAAGCATTCGCAGATTGCTACAAATGATTGGTCATAAGCGGGATCCTCCTAAAATGTCGGCAAATACAAAAGAAACGTTAATATACGATTCTTCGTCCCCAACCCCCATCCCCCATTCCTATAACTTGATCCGCCACAAACACTTTTACTGACAggtttgttgttgtatattaCAATTCGCCCGAATCGGAAAGGTTGGTGTAGACTTgcccccaagtctgtatttattgtctttttttatgtcAGTCCACCAGCcgacgtttcgatttttgtctgaaaatacaagcTTAAGTAGTAtaggtatgaaacgccatatatgacaaaatatttatctttttactaataatattaattcaaaactccgtctggaacccataCTAGGGTTGGTGGTATGTGCGTGCGTATTTGTGAATGTTCGATTCTGAGTCCACAAATCTGCAACATGAAGATGCTGCGTAATGCGATGAGCAGCAAAAGCAATAAACCTAATACTAATAGTGAAGGGGAGGTAACCCTTAAGatacgtaacgcaacgcaacgacgtattggCGCAAAGTGCTGTTTggaaaccgacgacgcaacatacagtgctgcaaacatcgcaggtttgatttcacgcaagcgggggaaaacacaattattagaagggcattattattattagaaattgcattttatttgtcaggaatttgtatgatttatttctttttatttttaaatgcgccttgagcactctggagtggtatgtgcgccataaaaatcttattattattattattattatatgttttatcGATATCGTTGCctcgacattattattattgttattaataggcATTTACTCTGAGTTACGCTCTATCTATCGGTTGCGTGCCGTCTCGAaaccaaaaacaacaataagTTATTGTGTATACACAATGCATGCATTTAAGTCTACTTCCAAAGAATTTTATGGAAGTAAAATGAGTAAAAATAGATGAAAATCAACAGAAATGTATGTTGCATGCTTCATTTTTCGCTTTATTTCTATGATATAGCTCTG
This genomic stretch from Antedon mediterranea chromosome 11, ecAntMedi1.1, whole genome shotgun sequence harbors:
- the LOC140063197 gene encoding monocarboxylate transporter 13-like, coding for MNNKRGWTIAFCVFIINIFIIGVIHTVSVILVELQREFNSTTTAIGWVGSVSTATICSMSPLSCFLYELTSHRKVAIIGVVLSAAGILLTTFATDLVTVFITFSIVYGIGGNFVYNPLMNLLSCYFPNDNCSRATSLAVSGTAVGMLTLGPIFSFCFTWYGWRLTLRIFSIVILLVGVVCCIPFDPPPIKDADSTYSIHDDEKRTEKCVAEEKPKDIFMKYLLILKLVEHWLFNLAIIFSTCAAMFNLIYLVSVAESMAFPPKIASHMVAISAGGQLIGRFLCIIGGDKLPFPRVVAMCLTCLLGTGITVTLLFVDSYAMFIVYTIISSIPMGIHWSLIYSVAVEIFGIARNSEVVGYLTVSIGLAALGAPMAFGKAFDATGSYNTSIMVCAAFWFMSSLCYFAVYVYNSFCSSTSNDKYIAVSTGIVAEDKFIRENATPV